From one Pseudoliparis swirei isolate HS2019 ecotype Mariana Trench chromosome 5, NWPU_hadal_v1, whole genome shotgun sequence genomic stretch:
- the farp2 gene encoding FERM, ARHGEF and pleckstrin domain-containing protein 2 isoform X4 produces the protein MGELEGSYRVLQTPGIRLGAQFNPGISTLEPGQSLGGNMVSGSKSHGRWLQIRVQGLDDSQEFFDVDPKAIGQYLLSEVFLRGNLIERDYFGLEFQNMQMNWVWLEPTKPIMRQVRRPANTLFRLSVKFFPPDPGQLQEEYTRYLFSLQMKRDLIESRLICTENTGALLASHLVQSEIGDYGDAADGDFLRTTKLLPYQEKVQERIMELHRRHLGQTPAESDFQILEIARKLEMYGVRFHPAADREGSKINLAVAHMGLQVFQGNTKINTFNWSKIRKLSFKRKRFLIKLYPEVHGLHQDTLEFLMASRDQCKIFWKICVEYHSFFRMFDQPQPKSKAILFTRGSSFRYSGRTQKQLVDYVRENGAKRTPYQRRNSKIRMSARSLATDVPKQSLSFNDSLGAPGFPSPATVSFHPAHISSLLPLAELQPQPRPLATPSRSPAPPQQQLQSPLQAARPPSPPKEDPVKAASPSHYAFQDAMDSPQFSPMISKDPLCLSPSFQMSTLSLPGQTPSPLQSPILSEVGSNARLEEEEEEGRRKRYPTDKAYFIAKEILTTERTYLKDLEVITVWFRSAVIKENAMPEALMTLLFSNIDPIYEFHRGFLKELDQRLAFWEGRSNAHVKGDYQRIGDVMLRNMCALKEFTGFLRKHDEVLTELEKASKKLKKLETVYKEFELQKVCYLPLNTFLLKPIQRLMHYKLILERLCKHYSPGHRDHDDCKEALKEVAEIATQLQSSLIRLENFQKLTELQRDLIGIENLTGPGREFIREGCLYKLTKKGLQQRMFFLFSDMLLYTSKGVTATNQFKVHGQLSLHGMILIVLDTPVEESENEWSVPHCFTIYSAQRTVVVAASSKVEMGKWIEDMNMAIELAKKSQEKSTIFLDAEVGDHSNRSSDEVSLEQESEDDMNSSLTSLDKQTHHRANTTMHVCWHRNTSVSMSDHSQAVESTALRLSHQSSLLATSSVRANDRTPSHTFAGTATRTSLSLITCA, from the exons CCCAAAGCTATTGGACAGTATCTCCTCTCTGAGGTTTTCTTGAGAGGCAACCTCATAGAGCGGGATTACTTTGGTCTGGAGTTTCAGAACATGCAGATGAACTGG GTTTGGCTGGAACCCACGAAACCCATTATGAGACAAGTCAGGA GACCGGCCAATACGCTTTTCAGACTGTCGGTTAAATTCTTTCCTCCAGACCCTGGTCAGCTGCAGGAGGAGTACACAAG GTACTTATTCTCTCTGCAAATGAAAAGAGATCTGATTGAGTCCAGGCTGATCTGTACAGAAAATACTGGAGCCCTGCTGGCCTCTCACCTCGTCCAGT cGGAGATCGGCGACTACGGCGACGCAGCAGACGGGGACTTCCTGAGGACCACCAAACTGTTGCCGTACCAAGAGAAGGTGCAGGAGAGGATCATGGAGCTCCACCGCAGGCACCT GGGCCAGACTCCAGCTGAATCAGATTTTCAAATCCTGGAGATTGCCCGCAAACTGGAGATGTATGGCGTCCGCTTCCACCCAGCGGCCGACCGGGAAGGCTCCAAAATCAACCTGGCCGTCGCTCACATGGGCCTTCAGGTTTTTCAG GGCAACACCAAGATAAACACCTTCAATTGGTCCAAGATTCGCAAACTGAGCTTCAAGAGAAAGAGGTTCCTGATCAAACTCTACCCAGAGGTTCAC GGTCTCCATCAGGACACATTGGAGTTCCTGATGGCCAGTCGGGACCAATGTAAAATCTTCTGGAAGATCTGCGTGGAATACCACTCGTTTTTCCGCATGTTTGACCAACCCCAGCCCAAATCCAAAGCcatcctcttcaccagaggCTCTTCCTTCAGATACAG TGGAAGGACTCAGAAGCAACTCGTGGACTACGTCAGGGAAAACGGGGCGAAGAGAACTCCATACCAGAG GAGGAACAGTAAAATACGAATGTCTGCTCGCTCCCTCGCCACAGATGTGCCAAAACAG AGCTTGTCATTCAACGACAGTCTCGGGGCCCCAGGCTTCCCTTCTCCTGCCACCGTGTCCTTCCACCCGGCGCACATCTCCAGCCTCCTCCCACTAGCAGAGCTCCAACCTCAGCCACGGCCTTTGGCCACACCGAGCCGGTCTCCAGCGCCTccccagcagcagcttcagtcCCCTCTGCAGGCTGCCAGACCCCCAAGCCCTCCGAAGGAAGACCCTGTCAAGGCCGCGTCCCCATCTCACTACGCTTTTCAAG ATGCCATGGACAGCCCCCAGTTCTCCCCCATGATCTCCAAGGATCCCCTCTGCCTGTCCCCCTCCTTTCAGATGTCGACCCTCAGCCTGCCGGGCCAGACCCCGTCGCCCCTGCAGAGCCCCATTCTGAGCGAGGTGGGCAGCAATGCCAGgctagaggaagaggaggaggagggcaggaggaaG CGATATCCCACCGACAAGGCCTACTTCATCGCCAAAGAGATTCTGACCACGGAGCGAACGTATTTGAAAGACCTTGAGGTCATCACTGTG TGGTTCCGCAGCGCCGTGATCAAAGAAAACGCCATGCCCGAAGCCCTGAtgaccctcctcttctccaacaTCGACCCCATCTACGAGTTCCACCGGGGCTTCCTCAAGGAGCTGGACCAGAGGCTGGCTTTCTG GGAGGGTCGCTCCAACGCTCACGTCAAGGGCGACTACCAGAGGATCGGCGACGTGATGCTGAGGAACATGTGCGCCCTGAAG gAGTTCACCGGCTTCCTGCGGAAACACGACGAGGTGTTGACGGAGCTGGAGAAAGCCAGCAAGAAGCTGAAGAAGCTGGAGACGGTCTATAAGGAGTTCGAGCTGCAGAAGGTCTGCTACCTGCCCCTCAACACGTTCCTGCTCAAGCCCATCCAGCGCCTCATGCACTACAAGCTCATCCTGGAGCGACTGTGCAAGCATTACTCTCCCGGCCACCGCGATCACGATGACTGCAAGG AGGCTCTGAAGGAAGTGGCTGAGATCGCCACCCAGCTCCAAAGCAGCCTCATCCGGTTGGAGAACTTCCAGAAGCTGACCGAGCTGCAGAGAGACCTGATCGGCATTGAGAACCTGACGGGGCCAGGCAGG GAGTTTATAAGAGAGGGCTGTCTGTACAAGCTCACCAAGAAAGGACTGCAGCAAAGGATGTTTTTCCTG TTCTCAGACATGCTCCTCTACACGAGCAAAGGCGTCACAGCGACCAATCAGTTCAAAGTGCACGGCCAGCTGTCCCTTCATGGCATGATC CTCATAGTGCTGGATACACCG GTCGAGGAGAGTGAAAACGAGTGGTCGGTCCCACACTGCTTCACCATCTACTCTGCTCAGAGGACCGTTGTCGTGGCTGCCAG TTCTAAAGTGGAGATGGGGAAGTGGATTGAGGACATGAACATGGCTATTGAACTGGCCAAGAAGTCCCAAGAGAAGTCCACCATCTTCCTCGATGCAGAAGTCGGCGACCACTCCAACC gatCATCCGACGAGGTCTCCCTGGAGCAGGAGTCGGAAGACGACATGAACTCGTCGCTCACGTCGCTGGACAAGCAGACGCACCACCGGGCCAACACCACCATGCACGTGTGCTGGCACCGCAACACCAGCGTGTCTATGTCTGATCACAGCCAGGCTGTGGAG TCTACGGCTCTCCGGCTATCTCACCAGAGCTCCCTCCTCGCTACCTCCTCGGTCAGGGCCAACGACCGAACACCATCACACACGTTTGCTGGTACCGCAACCAGAACCTCTCTCTCACTGATTACCTGCGCATGA